The Engystomops pustulosus chromosome 4, aEngPut4.maternal, whole genome shotgun sequence genome contains a region encoding:
- the CEP83 gene encoding centrosomal protein of 83 kDa, protein MESIPVMPPQLMGSAGAHMTDTELHKLLISEKMRCENHRTNYETLKAEHSRLQADFMRSQNECKQLSAERQNIQEKFQLLLTELRGELLDKTREVEELKLQALSPQRLELLKIQIQQEVEAPMREHIRKLNDEVERYRGEYNKLRYENGILTSQLEHQREEQHRMLEELTFRFETQVTQLEKDKEELHGQIISIDCSRDNKHLEALLGEKVLLCQNLEVLKAEVKELRAEREHYGAQAENVQRIQVRQMNETQAALRSLEAEKQSLKLQHERLENELHTATEQNDHLNKKLHKAEREVHSLTSKIDELKHSQKIEIDNIKLEAARTKNDSEKDKDRIQSQLNELETENGILKASMEQQKELLAEKERELIRKVQAVKEVGFQQIATMQEERLEMENRIAELEKYKEDQEQQKHSEISQLEEKLRIAQSAEESTRRELLSSRTKLQQQVVYAEQLKKEKLEEVDLKREISNLKTQILSLSESENSLLRANEKLRDVVEQLKQENRCARSQADKVQQEAERELEGHQVEWLQEKHTLQEELSQLQEKYRLLKEKMHRAAEAQKKRKNIHENRCRKLKEKIEVLEAKKEELETAKSVLNRQNIPQEEHVRLQKRMKDLQRRHNEFRTLILGPNVGASGFLNPGSYLSSTMVPEVFSFQNAQEEQHQRELSMLRKRLEELEITQEKQLEELGPPAERKIENLSCGYRQRNDEEEMAAAEHGFQTVVH, encoded by the exons ATGGAATCCATTCCCGTGATGCCACCCCAGCTGATGGGCAGCGCTGGTGCCCATATGACAGACACTGAGCTGCATAAACTTCTAATAAGCGAAAAGATGAGGTGTGAAAATCACAGGACCAACTATGAGACCCTGAAAGCGGAGCACTCCAG GCTGCAGGCTGACTTCATGAGGTCTCAGAATGAATGTAAACAGCTGTCAGCAGAGAGGCAGAACATACAGGAAAAATTTCAGCTCCTGCTTACTGAATTACGAGGGGAACTCCTAGATAAAACCAGGGAAGTGGAAGAGCTGAAACTACAA GCGCTGTCACCACAGAGACTAGAGTTGCTGAAAATTCAGATACAGCAAGAAGTAGAAGCTCCAATGCGGGAACATATTCGAAAACTCAATGAC GAAGTTGAAAGGTACAGAGGAGAATACAACAAACTTCGATATGAAAATGGTATCCTTACATCTCAGCTTGAACACCAGAGGGAAGAACAACATCGAATGCTAGAAGAACTAACTTTCAGATTTGAAACTCAA GTTACACAGCTTGAAAAAGATAAAGAAGAGCTTCATGGTCAGATAATAAGTATTGATTGCTCAAGAGATAACAAACATTTAGAAGCTCTGCTTGGGGAGAAGGTTTTGTTATGCCAAAACTTGGAAGTTTTGAAAGCTGAGGTGAAAGAGCTGCGGGCAGAGAGAGAGCATTATGGTGCACAAGCAGAAAATGTCCAGAGGATCCAAGTGCGTCAGATGAATGAGACCCAAGCTGCTCTCCGATCTCTTGAG GCTGAGAAGCAGTCATTAAAACTGCAACATGAACGCTTGGAGAATGAGCTGCACACAGCCACAGAACAAAATGACCACTTAAATAAGAAACTGCACAAGGCTGAGAGAGAGGTTCATTCACTGACTAGTAAA ATTGATGAGCTCAAACACTCTCAGAAAATTGAAATTGACAATATAAAATTGGAAGCCGCCAGAACAAAGAACGACTCTGAAAAAGACAAAGACCGGATTCAAAGTCAACTTAATG AACTTGAGACTGAAAATGGAATTCTAAAAGCATCAATGGAACAACAGAAAGAGTTACTGGCTGAAAAGGAGCGGGAGTTAATACGTAAAGTTCAGGCAGTTAAAGAAGTAGGATTTCAACAAATAGCCACAATGCAAGAAGAAAG GCTTGAAATGGAAAACAGAATAGCTGAACTTGAAAAGTACAAAGAAGATCAAGAGCAACAGAAACACTCTGAAATCAGTCAGCTGGAAGAAAAACTGCGTATTGCACAGTCCGCAGAGGAGTCTACTAGAAGAGAACTACTGAGTTCAAG GACAAAACTCCAACAACAAGTGGTGTATGCAGAGCAACTGAAAAAAGAGAAACTTGAAGAAGTAGACCTAAAACGG GAAATAAGTAACTTAAAAACACAGATTCTGTCGCTGTCAGAGTCTGAGAACAGTTTATTACGCGCTAATGAAAAACTCCGGGATGTTGTAGAACAACTTAAACAAGAAAATCGTTGTGCTAGAAGTCAGGCAGACAAAGTGCAACAAGAAGCGGAAAG AGAACTAGAAGGCCATCAGGTGGAATGGCTACAGGAAAAGCACACATTACAAGAAGAGCTGTCACAGCTACAGGAAAAGTATAGGCTGCTAAAAGAGAAAATGCACAGAGCTGCTGAGGCCCAAAAGAAG AGAAAGAATATACATGAGAACAGATGCAGAAAATTGAAAGAAAAAATAGAAGTCTTGGAGGCAAAGAAGGAGGAACTTGAGACTGCAAAGTCTGTATTAAATAG GCAGAACATCCCCCAAGAAGAACATGTACGTCTTCAGAAAAGAATGAAGGATCTTCAGCGCAGACATAATGAGTTCCGCACTTTAATACTTGGACCAAATGTTGGAGCCTCTGGGTTCTTGAATCCAGGAAGTTACCTGTCATCCACAATGGTCCCAGAGGTGTTTTCCTTTCAGAATGCGCAG